ATAGAGTTAGTTTTAATTCTTTAtctatagatgtgtgtgtgtgtgtgtgtgtgtgtgtgttgggtgctCCTTTAGCGGAACTGCAGAGGACTCACACGCAGCCCGATCACGTCCTTACCGATCTCAGTCACCTGAGTAAAGAGACagaacacaggaagtgacatcactgcAGACACTGATAAAATAACTAATCAGAACAAACCCACCTTCTTTAATAACTTTACATCAGactcaagaaagaaagaaaaaaagaaaagaaaggaaaaactaATCTAAAGaagtaaggaaagaaagaaactgaaaaaaaggaaaagacgAACAGAAAAGGGatagtgaaaataataaaattgagaaaaaaagcTGGAAAAAGTAGCTTTAAAAaggaagggaaaaagaaagaaaaaaggaaggaaagaatgaaataacgtaagaaagaaaagaaaaaaagaaaaaacaacaacaaaggaaaggaaaattAACTGTGGCGGGGTGGCACGGTCGAGCGTCAGCTGTTGACGGACAGGCGGTGGGTTGAACTGGCAGGTAacacgtgatgattctcacctgtattttattaccgccagtctacttatttgtgccTCTCTGTGCTTCCAGTGACTCCCATAAATAGAGAGTTTGCACAATTGTActttttgtccatgtagtacacagttatagaagggagttatttataatcgcactatccggtgtcacccagatgatgatgatggagtctggttcctctcaaggttttttcttCATATCGTCTCAcagagttttttcttgccaccgtcacctctggctttctcattagggataaactcATACACTTAAAAATGATATCATGAGTTTCTATttgtctgtaaagctgctttggaacaatgtctattgttaaaagtgctatacaaataaaacctaACTGAATTGAAGAGTGATATAACTGGCAGAGCTCGcgaaacacgcgcacacacgccaAGGAgcatgaacttgaacttgacgGAGTGAAAGCTACGAGTCTGTGACAGACCCCCTTTCTGTTGAGTTGTGCTGttctgttgagtttttgaaagtgccCTGAAAAGCGTGGACTGAATAAACACAAGCCTGGAGCTCGGCTAAAATTCTGCCTGCCTCCCGAGCcttcctccacaccctcacaGACCGGGGTTCTACAGTAACAAactgaataagaaataaaaaaagataacaagAAAACAGCAGggatagataaaataaaacaatgaaattaagaacaaaaacatacagaaaagaaaacaaagaaaaatagaaaaaaaaataaaaaaggacaaaaagaggaaaagaaaacctaacaaaagaaagaaacaaccAGTGAAGGAACAGAAACTaagattttgattaaaaaaagaaataaaaatgaaaaaagtgtgtccaacagtgtgtcagtgtgtttcagtgagacACTTTCACACTTTTACTTTATCACCGTCCATCTcgagtttgtgtgtttgtgtatgtgggtgtgttagTCACTGACCTGTGTGACCCTGCACACTTGCCCTTTGTAGGTGGGGCAGTAGCAGGCCCCGGAGAGAGGGCACTTCTCCACGGGGCGTCCTCGGTACAGCGGGGTGAAGGAGGCGGCGCACAGGTCGAAGGGGTTGTGGGGGTCGTAGTTGAGCTGGTGGGCATCAGTCAGGTTCTTCTCGCATGCTGCCAGGATCTTGCGCGTCTGAAAGAGAACCGGGTCACATGAGGCTGCGTCCCAAGTCGCACAAATCAGCAGTAGAGCGAGCTTcacaatgaacacacactctctctctatctactTGTGGTGTTAAAGTGGGTGTAGGATGCAGTGGGTGATTGTCATGGCAACCAGAACTCACCTGCTGTGCCACCTCAGGTTTGGGTCCGAGCTCGAGCAGGCGGCGTGCGAACCCTGCGGCCGTCTTAAAGTTTTTCAGTTTGAAGAAGAGATTGAGCGCCGTGCGCAACACCAGCACCATGTGGACCGGCTGCAGGTTACAGTGTGTGAAGTATGCCGCCAtctacacacgcacacgcacacacgcacgcacacacacacacacacacacacacacacacaccagtgcacCATCACTATATTTATTCTTCTGACATATTCATGACTTTTATAAAGCACACACTGAGATGCTCAGCTACAATGAGGAAAAAGGGGAGGAATGGGCAGGGCTTATTCATCCAATggttatgacatcatcagtacCTCACACTGCCTCTTCTGTTGCTCCAGGGTCTCTTTAGGAAGCTTCTTCCTCTCCGTCTCCATGGTGAGACCCACAATGTACTCTTTACAGATAGTGATCAACTGCTgggcctgacacacacacacacacacacacacacacacacacacagtgagataGGACTGTACACAGGAGTGTAAGGGTATAAGATAGAGGTTAGGGATTAAGTAGGAAATAAAGGGATATGGGTTTAGGGAGTAGGGATGTAGAAGTGTAACGGTTATGTATTCAGGGGGTAGAGGTCCAAGGGCATTAACCGGTGGAGTAcgtgaatgtgtgtagtgtttatggaTTTTTAGGGTGTTAGAGGTGTAGAGTGCAGAGATTAAGCATATATGATTAAAAGGGTAAAGGTTAAGGGTGTAGGCTGCAGGAATGAAAAGTATATGGTTAAGGGGGGAGTGTGTAGGGGTTGGGGTGTTACCTCAGCGATCTCCTGTTTGTTATCGAGCACCAGCAGAGGGACGGACAGCAAGATGCTCCTGAACTTGTCGACGGCCTCGTCAAAGCGCCCTGCGGTGGTCATCTGGTAGCACTGCTGCAGGCGGGCGATGAGGTCACGCAGGTGCAGCCCCACTGCCGGGACGCCGCCCTTTTGCCCGTCTCGCTGTCTCCTGCCCTCGGTCGTGCCCCCATCCCTCAGAGGATGGGAGAAGAGACAGGGCAGAGATGGAAGCCCCACGTAGGACACGCGCCCCCGCGAGAACGCCTGCATGAAGAGGGGCTTCAATGGCTCGAAGCATACCACGCCCACCTGATCGTGCAGCAGCTGCAGGGGGGCGAGgtcagagagggagagagagagttctcaTTGGTGGTTTGGAAAAGGTGTGATAATAAGTAAGAAATATTTGCATTAAATAAAGCCTTTACCCTCATGGCTGTCTCGAAGGATCCGGCGAGGATGTGGTCAACCGGTAACTGTGAGTTGTTACACCACATCTGGGCAGGGCTAATACCTTTGGTGGGTGGGACAAAGAAGCCTTCTCCTTCAGCACCGCCTCCAGCACCAGATGGCACATCCTATTGGTCCAAATAGAAGCACAAAAAGATGTATCAATCAAATAAATTTGCAAATGATCagttagataaaaaaaaacactacaaattAATGGCTGATGAGtgtgaagcagtgtgtgtgtgtgtgtgtgtgtgtgtgtgtgtgagaagcagAGTGTATTAACCAGTTCAGGTGGAAGGTCCAGATCCTCCTCGACCTCCcatcctcctccttcctccttccCCAGCGCTCCTTCCTCACCCAGACCCTCCTGAGCGTCCATAAACCCATCTGCAGCATGACGAGGACAAATCAACAAGAAAACtacacaacaccacaacatAACACTCGCTAAgaacaaaaaatgtgtgtgtatgtgtttgtgtttgtgtgtgtgtatgtgagagagagagaaagagagagaaagagactgacCTTCATCCAGGTGGAGCTCTGCATCTTCACCCCAACCTTCTCCTCCAGGAGCATCCATGTCCAGATCGGCCACCATCTGACCTGCTCTTCCTGCAACAGGAGCAATTACAGGAACGTACGCCAGCATTAGCATGTTGCTAACGGGACCCTGGGAAACTAGAACCACAGAAGAAGTGACCTGAGCTGACCTTTAGCAGCGATGGCTCCCTCGAAGAAGCCCTTAGAGACAGTGAGCAAGGGCCAGTTTGTGTCCAGAGGGTTGATGGGAGGAGGAGGCTGCAACAACTCAGCGTTTGGGTCTACCTCGgggatctacacacacacacacacacacacacacacacacacacacacagcgttagGTAGCATTACCAAgtgtgctttcacacctattatcCTATTTACTGAGTCAAGAGTGAAACTGATTCTTTTGATTCGCTTGCTATTTGATTTGGTTGactttcacactgcacataattaaacatcTGCGGTGTGTGTAGAGCTGAAAAAGTCGTTATAACACTCTTTCGTTCATCAGTCAGAAAACggaaaaaagttaaacaaaccCTCACCAAGTGTATgtacaaatcacaaaaaatcaCCAGGAGCCAACACTAAATAAATCACccaataattatgtaaatagcttgtttaaaatattttacgaGAATACACACCATTTTCTGCAGCGCTACAGCTCCATGCAGCACAGtttaacataaacaaaaacgccacaacccagaaaaaacacacgacatgtttgattcactgagtcgattcagagtcgattcaCTTTTTCAGGGTTCACTAGGGAGTGGATTGAGATCACCTCGCTCAGATGTTCTCAGACCAGAGTGTGTTCTCACGTGTCTAAAGAACCGCACTGAGGTGGAGAACACAGAGTTCTGTTCAacactaaacactgtgtgtgtgtgtgtgtgagagagagaaaaataatgtttaccATCTCCTTCTCCAGGTCGAAGGTCTCTTTGAGCGCCTCAGCCTCCTCATCCATGCCATGTGTCGCTGCAGTCAGGTACGCCAGAGActctacacacacgcgcacaaacacacacacacacacacagttacaccaGGATAGCATGAAATACAAAACCGCACCtgagtaaatgagtgtgtaaagCATGTGCTGTATTGGAGTGTGttagcttgtgtgtgttagcttgtgtgtgttagcttgtgcgtgtgtgtgtgtgtgtgtgtgtgtgtgtgtgtatgtgtacttaCTCTGTCCACAGTTCTTGAGGATGCGCACTCTCTCACTGACGTCTCCCAGATACAGAGCACCCTGATAATGTCCACTCATGTCCTTCCTGAtctcagctacacacacacacacacacacacacacacacacacacacacacacacacagtgttacagaTACGACGCACACTGCTGACGTCCATTCAGATCCTTCCCAGGCTTCCTAGACACACTCACCGATCTTCATCATCTTGCGGAGCTTGGCCAGGTTCCCTGTGATCAGGTAAAGGAAGGTAAGCTTATCAAAGTTCTTAGTTCTCTGGTAGCACATCTCCACGACCTGGTGATGACCCTGCAGCAGAGCCGCCTCGCCCAGACGTTCCCAGCAGCTCCGCTCGTCCAGAGCCTTCGCCGCCTCCAGCGCCACCTGCAGCACGAGGAAGGAACCGTCAGTGAGTGTGTTCACAGTGAGCTCACACGGCTTACAGAACGGTGACGTGACACGGCCACGCATTCCTCACCTCGATGTTTCCGCACTCCAGCGCCAGACTGAAGCGGGTTTTCTCATCCTTGACGAAGTGTAGCGCCACCTCCGGGTAGCCCTTCTTCTGCAGGTACGCAATGATGGACTGACCCACCAGCTTAGCGTTACGCACCATGTGCAGCACCTGAGGAATTATGGGTAACAGTTTATCTACAATCAGCACAGATAAAGATTTATCATTCATAAACTCCTCACTATAATTAGTACACCGTGagcatgtcccaaaccacatgcccTATTCGCTATATAGACTTACCTCGTCATATTTGCGGTTAACAAGTGCAAGTTTGAAGCGGTACTCGGTCGGGTCAATGTTGAGGACACGGGGTCTGCACTCCCGATCCAGACAGTACACACTGTTCCCCCTCACACGGGTCACGTAAATGGGCAGGTCCAGGGTGCGAATTATACCATGATCACTTTGGAGTGGGGGGTGGGgatacacacattacattcaAATACACGGAGATtccttatttttaaacataattctGATTGTTAATAGTATTAGTAGAGTTGCAGTACCCTGTGTGACCAGTTATTTATTCAACATTACATTATCATTAGTATTATATACACTCgtcatccactttaataggaacacctggacACGTGCCCATTCatacagccaatcatgtaggggcagcacaatgcataaaatcatgcagatacaggtcaagagctcaggtaatgttcacgtcaaacatcagaatggggaaaaagtgtgaactctcatcaacaaggtgtttccacccacagaactgtcacttactcaatattttttgctttttgcaccattctgtgtaaactctagaaagtactgtgtgtgaaaattcccaggagatcaggagtttctgaaatactcagaccagcccaacaacaacaactgcatgaatgtgcaggtctacaggtgttcctattaaagtggacattAAGTGCAGTTGTTCTGTAAAGGTGAAGGTTTGTGTTAACATCAGGTGAGGTGAGAGAGTTAGGTGTGGGTGTTACCCTGAGGTGAGGGCGTATTTGATATGGTTGGAGGTGGTGTAAATAAACACGCCGCTCTCATCCCATGCGCCGCTCTTCACACGGATGTTCTCATGGATGTTACACAGACTCTCTAACTTCCTGTTGCAGATCATAATGGCTGTAGAGACAGgtgagtgttttattattattaatatatgatgtaaatgatataaatatacagatatacacagTAAGAGCAGGAAGCACTAATCAGCTAACCAGCAGGGGTCAtgagttatattttatatatgatcATAATCCCGACGTTATTATATTCGTGCAGTACCGTGTTTGGCCAGCAGGGCGACGTGGCTGGTGTCTGCGCTCCACACCACGTATTTGACTTTGGCAATTTTGACGGTAGCGAGTGAGCGTTTCTGCTGCACGTCGAACAGCGTGACTCCGTCTGCGTCCCTCAGCAGCAGAGAACCCGTCCCTGCGTAGAAGATCTCCTCACAGCTCGGCACCTGAACCTTCTTCACAATCTCATTCTTCAGGTTCTTTATCAGCAGCTGTGGacagattaaacacacacgTGAACAGGAAGCGCGTGACGCAGAGAGTGCGTAAACAGGAAGCGTGTAACGCTCGGAGGGCGTGAACAGGAAGCACGTGACGCAGAGAGGGCGTGAACAGGACGCGCGTGATGCCGAGAGGGCGTGAACAGGAAGCGTGTGATGCCGAGAGGGCGTGAACAGGAAGCGCGTGATGTGATCTCACCGAGTGCATGCGGTCCAACACAGCGAAGCGATTCCGGGCCACCCACACTGCCGTGAGTCCTGATGAGCGCTTTCCCTCtggagctacacacacacacacacacacacacacacacacacacacacacacacaccttagaACCTGAATGTAATTGCAGTCAGTTaataatggagtgtgtgtgtgtgatcagcgCTCACCATCAGGGTTCTGCGAGTCGCTCTCTCGAGGGATGGAATACAGATCATACGTGCTGTTCTCCAGATTAGTGGCTCTCTGAAAACCacatgagagtgtgtgagagtgtgtgagacatgagAATGTTCAGAATGATAAAATAACCACTTCCTGTCTAAAGACTCTTACCGTACACAGCAGCACTGCGTTCTCCGCTGGATTGTACGACATGCTGAAGACAGGGAACTTAGAGCCGCTGCAAACAGaacccaaacaaaaaaaaattaaatgattaaactcTTTTTGGATGGAGATTTGGACGAAATTTGTTCCAGAGACTTTCTTAGTATTGATTTGAGGGCGGAGCTTCACATAAATCAGGCTTTATTCTGTCACTAAATCAATCGCATCTCAGAATGACGACGTGATACACAGAAAGTCTTAGAAAGCTACAAAACTGCATAATCAGCTAGCTACCTAATGTAGCTAATGTCCATGATGAACaatggttgtcatggtaacagtgAAATATATTGTGAAGTTAAATAAAGGAGTAAGAGAATAACACTGatagctagtttactagcagctAGCTGACCGCTAAGCTAGCTAAGTTTGTAAATAATTGTGACAATAGTGTAACAGCGATATCAGGCCAATGTGAGGGCATTCCCAAATTTGCATACTCATGAATATTTATAGATAGTGGTATTTTTAATGAGGGTGAAGGTGTAGAGATGTTAATCCTTTCTTCTACATCAAAAAGGAATTCTTGAAGGGCTACatttctgttcatctctctctctttcatacacacacacacacacacacacacacacacacacacacacacacacacctgcgtaGCTGCATGACAGCCGTGTCTTTGCTGCTGTTGAAGTCGAGCTGACGCAGGAAGCGGTCCTTGACGTA
This genomic interval from Pangasianodon hypophthalmus isolate fPanHyp1 chromosome 4, fPanHyp1.pri, whole genome shotgun sequence contains the following:
- the copa gene encoding coatomer subunit alpha translates to MLTKFETKSARVKGLSFHPKRPWILASLHNGVIQLWDYRMCTLIDKFDEHDGPVRGIDFHKQQPLFVSGGDDYKIKVWNYKLRRCLFTLLGHLDYIRTTFFHHEYPWILSASDDQTIRLWNWQSRTCVCVLTGHNHYVMCAQFHPSEDLVVSASLDQTVRVWDISGLRKKNLSPGAVETEVRGITGVDLFGASDAVVKHVLEGHDRGVNWAAFHPSMPLIVSGADDRQVKIWRMNESKAWELDTCRGHYNNVSCAVFHPRQELILSNSEDKSIRVWDMSKRTGVQTFRRDHDRFWVLGAHPNLNLFAAGHDSGMLVFKLERERPAYAVYGNMLYYVKDRFLRQLDFNSSKDTAVMQLRSGSKFPVFSMSYNPAENAVLLCTRATNLENSTYDLYSIPRESDSQNPDAPEGKRSSGLTAVWVARNRFAVLDRMHSLLIKNLKNEIVKKVQVPSCEEIFYAGTGSLLLRDADGVTLFDVQQKRSLATVKIAKVKYVVWSADTSHVALLAKHAIMICNRKLESLCNIHENIRVKSGAWDESGVFIYTTSNHIKYALTSGDHGIIRTLDLPIYVTRVRGNSVYCLDRECRPRVLNIDPTEYRFKLALVNRKYDEVLHMVRNAKLVGQSIIAYLQKKGYPEVALHFVKDEKTRFSLALECGNIEVALEAAKALDERSCWERLGEAALLQGHHQVVEMCYQRTKNFDKLTFLYLITGNLAKLRKMMKIAEIRKDMSGHYQGALYLGDVSERVRILKNCGQKSLAYLTAATHGMDEEAEALKETFDLEKEMIPEVDPNAELLQPPPPINPLDTNWPLLTVSKGFFEGAIAAKGRAGQMVADLDMDAPGGEGWGEDAELHLDEDGFMDAQEGLGEEGALGKEEGGGWEVEEDLDLPPELDVPSGAGGGAEGEGFFVPPTKGISPAQMWCNNSQLPVDHILAGSFETAMRLLHDQVGVVCFEPLKPLFMQAFSRGRVSYVGLPSLPCLFSHPLRDGGTTEGRRQRDGQKGGVPAVGLHLRDLIARLQQCYQMTTAGRFDEAVDKFRSILLSVPLLVLDNKQEIAEAQQLITICKEYIVGLTMETERKKLPKETLEQQKRQCEMAAYFTHCNLQPVHMVLVLRTALNLFFKLKNFKTAAGFARRLLELGPKPEVAQQTRKILAACEKNLTDAHQLNYDPHNPFDLCAASFTPLYRGRPVEKCPLSGACYCPTYKGQVCRVTQVTEIGKDVIGLRVSPLQFR